Sequence from the Phragmites australis chromosome 11, lpPhrAust1.1, whole genome shotgun sequence genome:
TTATACTCACCGGTTAACAAAGATCATATCCGATCATGTTAGCTTTTACTGCTCATGGCTTCCATGCATCCTTCTCAGACTGTGCAAGTCTCTTGCAGCCTGGTGCAGGTTAGCAGGTAGTGCCGGTCTACATGTAGCCGCAACGGGACGACGCACTTTCCTTGCCCATGTCGACGCAAGAGCCAATGAGGCAAGCACCTCTCACCCCAAATTAGTGATGCGCGTGTCGACAATTGGTGAACTATTGGTATTACAAATACGTGATAAATATGGAGGATAGTATCTCATGTCGAATCAAACGTCAAAAAATAAAGATTTaaacatatttaggtttttaaaGATAATAACTCTACATCATGTGTTCTTATATCATGAGACAGATTATAAGAGGATTCTTGCCAGTCTAAATGTGATATATAACTAGAGTTTCTTATTGTCGATGTAGATCTTGACATCTCTCTAGATCACCTCCTCTCTAGATGGTGATTCTCTTTTCTGCATAGTCTCTcgacttcatatatatatatatattagttgcCATATAGCACTCAAATTTTTTTCTAAGTGGAACACTGTCATCTTTAAATTTAGATATAGATTTCCTTGTTTGAGTGATATTCCGATACATGGTAGTAGTTTTAATTCGTCCGGGGACTCATTTCTGAGGTACAATTATATATCTGAAAATTTAGAAGACCTAGAgattcatatatgtatatgatcaCAGTGTATAATAAATTTATACTGCTCATCGTCAGCCgtagttgaaaaaaaaaatctgtgcTACTGAAATGGTGTAAAGCGTGCAATACGTAGCTCAGCACGGAACACTGCCTACGCAGAGAGACACACACGAAAGCACGGTATGAATACGACGGGCGCGCGCGCTTGACGGAATATGTTagcagaaaaagaagagaagagtgAGTGGACTTTGCGGCAGCAATTTGACCCCGCGTGGCAGAGAAGAGTGGACTTCTCTTGCGTTAGCGTCACGCAGAAAAGTGGCTTGTGCGTGATCGCCGGCCGCAGGCAGGCGTGCAGATGGGCGGTATGGTACGGTGCGTCTACGACGCTGGGCGGTGGTCCAGCGACATCTCGCTCGAGTTGGAGTGCACCTCCATCATCCCCGTGCTGTCCGTCCGCAACTGCGCAATGCGCATGGCCGGGAGATGCATTTGCGTCGGTCGTGCATTCTGGCACGCGTCCACGAGACAGAAGTTGCCCTGCAGCTGTGAATACTGTTGGAGATTGTTTtcgataatatatttttaaattgatTGGTACCTTCAAGAATAGAGATTAATCACGAAACGAGACAAAACAATATATACAGATTCAGATATCTGATTGGAGTAATAACTTACGTCATGTGGAGGTGTTATTATCTTGTATCGATaatctcaagtacaagcaaggtAGCTAAGACTATTATAAGTAGTTGATTAGATCTAATCTGTGCTAGTGCTAAAGTTATCGAGTAACTTTTCTGTTGTTACCTTTCGTGTTGCTCGTTGTCCTCTTTTTTATTATTCTCCTTCAACCTTTCTTTCTTACATAGGGGTGAGGTAATGACTCATATTTAGCTGTAATCGATAGTGAGTTGTCTTTTTTGATGTCTAAGTAAATAGACATGTTTTGAATACAAGTTGTACTGGTTTGGATAACCAATCTAAATCTTTTCGATATGTACTTCTTCGATTTCGGATATAACAAGTACCGCTAATTTGATTCTATGATATTTAGAGCTATCAAATATACATCGTATATATCTATCCGTATAGGATACATTGCTTATACGTATGTACTCATAGTTATATATTTGACCAACACAGTAAGTGTGGTGTGATCCGGCCGCGTAAACTCGCGCAGCCGGAACCGGGCCGGCGCGCGACGCGGATAAGGCGGGCGGCCCTTGCGCACCTCGTGGATGATGGGTCAGCCGGGGCTGGGGGGCAAGCAGCGAGATGCGATGCGTGCGTTCCTCGGTCCGTGCACGTGTGGCAGCGCCCCGGTGCGAACTGGCCTCGAGTTTGGGGCTGTAGACGGCGCCGACGGCCGCGGCTGGGGGGAAACGCTGCGCCTTTTGCCGTTGCTGGTGCTCCGGGCGCGTGCTGCTGGTGGTCAGCGTCCGTTGATTGCCAGCCGCAACACCCTCCTCCGGAGACCGGATTTGTGTGTTTGAACTGGTCCTCGGAATTGCAAAGTGACTTTGCAAGGTTAAAAGCCCACGAGTAAGTCGGAACTCGGAATAGGAATAACTCCAGCCCAGCTTCTCTTTTTAGAAGAACTCCAGCCCAGTTGATCGCACTGGTCGGAAGTTCGGCGGATGCGGCCGGTGTGCCCGTTATACGAGTAGTCAGTCCAGAGCCCCAAGTCCAACGCGACCAGCCCGTGCCCGTGATGCATAAGTGTAATCAGGTCGGATACGAATGAATATTATTGATCCTGTatcttattttatatatttttttattagaattaGAGTTCCATAagatgattatatatatatatagtctcgAACACGAATATGAATTAAATATATGACGAGTTAAATACAGACAATATTAATGATGAATATTTATTCGgatattaagtaaaaataataaCCGTATATATCGCAAATGTTATGATTATTCGACCATTCAACGTATCTAAAACTCAACTATACTAGAAATCCAACTAGCAAATCAACAATATAATTCTATAGATAGAATTATATTAGAGCGAAATCGAAGAAGTTACGAATATCTAATATGTTGGCTGAattttctattaattatttgaatatattaataacttcaaatgaaaaggtatCACCTACAAACATGTAGATTTTGTGAGAGCTATAGTTTTCATACAAAGATCGTCTCTATCtaactccgtatgaaaaagttataagcttcaGAAAATAGATTTGGATAGTTATCAGATAGTCTTCagatatatccgattttatTCTTAATATCCAATATCCGAAAGATATCTAGCTCTATACATCTGAATCCGATATCTAATATAACTATTCAAGATCCGATACAATATATGAGATTTCTTTCAAATATTCAAGATCCGATTAGCATTTAAAATGTTTTGGATGATCGGACGGGTAAAAAAAATCCAGTCCCTTTTTACCGGTAGATGCATCCATCGATCGTCTTTATCGTTTGCACGACTCACCAACGTCGCGTGGTAATCATTAGCGTTGAGGGCGTCTCCAACGAGGCCACCTCAGCTAACATAAATTGACCCAGAACCTGTATGATGGGCATTCAAATTTTGAACATAATGAAAAATTGGGCAAAGTTGATTACATCATATGATTTTCGAACCGTTGTGCAAACATGCCATTAAAATTCATTCTCTGCTAAAATGCAATATTTTGTTCTTACATCTTTTAGGATACTAATATATACCGTTTCATCCATTTTTCATGACATATGCATGATATGTAGACTATATAAtggatttttttcttaaaaatttgGGCATTCAATTGAATGCCCTTGGTTGAATGGGGTCCGCCCCTGGCTATAATCTGCACACCTAAGCTTGTTCTTACGCTATTTGCCTTAGTAGAGTCTGCACAAAATATGACAACCAAATGATCCAACTGAGCCAATAACTAAAAACCTAAGCGACGTCAAGAATAAAAATTTCCAGAGCGATTGGTAACCGGTGATGACATGAGCCAGGCAAACAGGGGAACATGTCAGTGATGCAGTCCCATATTCCCATGGACGGCTAATAATAAAAAAAGGGACGAAACTACGTGTCGAAAACCATCAAGCTACTGGCTACATGCCCTGTTTGATCAGGTAGTTGCCGAGCCTCTCCACAACCATGTTGCACTGCCCGGGAGTCGTCGGCTCGTCGTAGATGCCAATGACGAGTGcctgaccggtcttcttcacgGTGAGGCCTCCCGATCCCTTGCAGTACCAAGCACGAACGGGCCGGGGCTCTCAGACTGGACGCGGGGAATACGGCAAGATAAAGCCATATAGAAACTGAGAGAAGCAATGCCACAGTCACCTTCTTGCCGCGGATGACAGCTTGGATGATCATATTATTTCGTCGGTCCAAGAAACAGGCCGGTCGGGAGGTGCCAGGCTGATCGAAATCCTTCATGATCTTGGCCATCTCCTCGGGCTTGAACTGCGCACCGCCCCGCACACAAAATTTCCCGAGAGATGTTAGCGCGCGCGATCGATCACACAACAAGAACGCCGTATCGCGGTATCGGTCAAGGACTACTCAGGCATTAACTGCCGCGGGGAACGCGGAGCTCTGAGCCCAAATGGTGCCGTCGTGGCCGATGATGACCGCGGAGGTGAGGTGGTGGCCCTCGATCTCTGATCTGCAGAGGGTGCCTTCTCCTCGGCTGTTACTGACGGTGACGAACTCCAGTTGCGATGCATGAAACGGGTGGCATATATAGATCGGAGAGTGGAAGAACGGATCCCGAAGTCGTCCCAGCCACCCGTTCATCTCTTCGCGCCCTTCGACTTCGCCATGTTTGGAGGGCTGCTTGCTTAGTACTCTGGCGGGAAAAAGTACTTTAATACCGATGAGTTGGTGCGCGTATATATCCATGATGCATGCTGGACTTGTGAACAGATAATATAGTAAGCCACACCTATTTTTATTCACagaatatgataaaaaaagactaaaaaattagattcattaattttggatatctcaatatttatttataaatttatcaatatttaacacatttatttaattataaataaaacagtagtacttttatgtatacatataattttaatctGTAGACGGCAATTATATGAACgtaacaaattttgtttcatgcttTTTAGTTTTCAAttatttcgatatttttctaaaatttctcaaaactaaaaattatattatatgtttaaatatatatacacacacgtataagtatatatatatataggacaagTATAATATGTAGCTAGTTATAATATAGGTTATTCTGTAGCCAGGGTACGTGAGGCgttccgcgccattgtccatggcgcggaccccagGAATGGCGCGCCCCGGGCTcaggggtccgcgccatggacaatggcgcgggtgttggccgtgttcgcgctacaatatccgcgccattgtccatggcgcggaccccaaAGGCTCGGTACTGGAGGTGATGCtaggggtccgcgccatggacaatggcgcgggtgttggccgtgttcgcgctacaatatccgcgccattgtccatggcgcggaccccacAGGCTCGGTAGTGGAGGTGACGGGAGGGTCCGTGCCATGGAAAATGGCGCGGGTGTTGACCGTGTTCGCGCTACAatatccgcgccattgtccatggcgcggacccacTGCagatcaaaataggaaaaaaatctcACAATTTGAGCAAATGGGTTGGATCGGGTCATTCGGGTTGGGTCGGATGTGTGAGTTGAGTCCGGCCATAGAATAAGATATTCTATAGCTagttatatataaatacataataACTCGCCCCCTTGACTTTCGATTCTTTGctctttaatatatgtaatagccTAGCAGTCTAGTACTGTACAATGTGAATTGATAATAAAATCTTCAAAGTTTCGGTAGCCTTCACTTAAAAAATGAAGTTTTTTCGTTTCAAATAAAGTTTCAGTAACcgttacttaaaaaaataaagttttTTCGTTTAAAAAAAGATTCAGTAACCGTGCTGGACCTGGATTGATTTTTTTAGTGGAATCGGGACTTCATTAGCTCACAAAGTtcacagtttttttttaagaaaactgAGAGGAGGATCATCATTGTATTAATAAAAAGAAAGCTTGACGGACTACATAAAAAGTTTAAACCACTCATATACAAAACAAAGTTTAGGGACTACGGATACTTCCCCAACCCCTAAAAGAGAGCCTACTCTAGCGCTAAAAGACATCCTAGATGGGGGTGTGACCACAAAACCTAGAGAGCGGCTTCATCATTGATAAAcggatgatctggacggtggcTTGCTCTCAATGATAAAAAATGCATCGATTCCGTACAAAGTTCACAGCTGCATCCATGAATCTAAGGAGGGGGATGAAAACCAAACATAGCGACCCACCCCAAGAGAACACGCATGACTAGCATGATTATGAGCATAGATCGTTGACATCCCTATTTTCATGGTGAAAGGAACACTCACGCCAATGTGGCGAGATGGTGGCACGGGGTTTCAACAACCATATTGAAGGAGCAAAGACATGTGACAAATGACGTCCTCATTTACATTTCATGGAatatataaaaggaaagaaatcatcACATCTTTCGAAATTCGATAAGGACACTGAACCAAGTTGCAAACTAAACAGTATAAGACATCCTCCAAATGAGATGGGTGATCTTCTCAATGGGCTGATGGCCTTGTCCCTATGGTTTGATGCTCTGTTGTTTTAACTACATACCGTTTCATTTACCCCCGCTGTCTCCTTTTTCTTGTTGTGAGACCTAGGCTCTGAAACTCTTATAAATACTATTATAAATACTCTCCACTTCCTCTCTTAATTGATTCCGGCAGAGCTTTTGCCGTTGCGGCAAAAAATAGTGAAAGGAGCAGTCTTGGAATTCTCCCTCCTTTAGCTTGATTTCTTAGAGGATTGCAACATTAGTACACCGTGATGGCTATCACTGGAGAATCCGAGGCTATGGATATGCCAGTGAAGTAGGCATCTTGTACCAAATTCACGTCGGTGAAATACCTTAGAaacaatcataaagatgattattatatatatatataatattatttggtttcttgaataattattatttattcgGTTCCTTAGATAATTATTTGGCCCTTAGATAATTGATTAATAAGTATGTAACTTGTTTATAaagctctttgttttattatgatATCATCCTAAAATGACCTCTAGTCTTATATTATTATGAAGATAATAATAATTCATAgaatagcacatgtattgactGATAATCATATTTCATATATCATAGATATGAAGGTATCAAATTAATAATATCAACACGTGTTAGAGAATatggtgttggatagacccatctTGATATACTGTTGAGATTGCTATATAATCTGCCATCAGTTGTAATCTCAAATGGTATACTTGTAGGATTTTTAGACTTAGATCGTCATTGATTACTAAGAATGCGTAATCACATATTTAGGGACTATCAAATGCTATGTCAAATGATATTTTGTGATTGGATAGTTAGAAGGGTACTTTTCGAATTTAACATGGAACATGTCGTGGGTAAGCACCGTGATTAATTCGCTTATAGCTACAGGTTTTTGTCATACAGTTAGTTAGAGATTCACGCAGTAACTCAGAGATTGTAGCTGAAAGTTGTATGCAACCATTCTTAGCATGCAAATACGTATGCTTCATCCACTTTGGTTGGCTCTGTACACTTGGGCTAGATATTTCTTTCGTTTATTGAAGTCTATCTCGATCTAGATTTATAATAGTGTCTCTAACTATTTATATCAGCTAGCTATATGAGAGATGTCATGCTAAATTTTTTACTATATGAACGAGAGAATgaatgaagagagagaaaactaaCTATAAGTCATTAGGTAGTCTACTCATTAAATAAAATGGTATTATAGTCTACTGCATGTGAGTctaaattaattttataaataatagtataattaTGCTATTAGAGAAGTTGGCTATTATATTATCTATTgatgacatatacaactcttaTATATAGTATCTATCTGTATTATTGGAGATGTTGTAACGGTGACCGATGGCCGAGTGAGTGCGGACTGATCAACAGCAGATTTCTTCGTTCAGTGTTTCCAAAAATAACAAAGTTTGGCTAATCCTAATCTAGATCTTTTTGTTGGGCAACAAATTTTGCTAGCCTGAAATGACGTACAACTGGTATGGTAAGCCTAAACATGATAGAGATAAATGGGTTGAGTGAATTACTGTGACCCCAGTTAATCAAAGCAGAACCTTTGGATTACTGCAGGAATGGTTCAAGCAATCCCCTATGGGATGATTGGAACTTTTATTTGCTCGAACTTTTGAGGATTCTAAACATGAGGTTAAATTTTGTATCATTTCCTCTGAAAAGTTTGATgtgttctttctctttctctcaaTACACATGTACCGTTTTGTCATGAGTTCAGAGTTCCTATGAAACTCTAGCTACCATGCTTTCCTTTAGCTAGGTTTTTCCTTTCCAGACAGGACCCTTACCGCGTTAAATCAACCCACTACAGTAGTATACAAACTTCTTTTTTAAGGAGGAAAATTCTGGTCCAATAGTAGCCCGACCCAGTTAGCCTTTTCGAGCTATACTCAGTCTAAACCTCTGGACAGAGCTATACTGGAAGGGCCAGGCTTGATTTCATACTGACTGTACTCGAACTCGATAGCAATCCCCCGGTTCCAAACTAGCTTGAGGTACGTACAAGTTCTCTGATAACGTGATAAGGCAGGTCGCTTCACGCCAACCAAATGTCCAAACGCGGCAACCAAGGACTGAGCAGCAACAGTCGCGAGCCATTTTGATCTGCAGAGTAGTATGCATAACTGCGTGCATGATTTACCGACTTGCAGGTGAGGAACCAGTTGCTTAGTTGAATATACCTTGCATGAGCTGAACTACGACACATGAAGACACAGATCTGGATAAGAAACCAGTTGAATATACAGCAGTATGGATCtgtatgttatatatatatagaaaaactagTCTATACTTTCAGAGTACATACTTCATCACTTAAACAGTTGTGCACATACAATAACATCACTTAAACATGCTTCATCACTTAGTACTGCTATGTATCATGTATAAAGACGtcacaaattaaatagtacatgCAATAACATCAGTTGCTACTACAGTACTTACCGGCTACATGCATGTCCTATGCTACATATACATGCATGTCGCGTGTGAGTATATATATCACGGCAAGCAGTGCATCCCGTCGAGCTAACGCGCTAGCTCGTACGTGCTGCTGTAATATGGTTGTTGGTGATCAGATCGATAGGGATCACACATCCATGTGTCAGGCGTAGAGCAGCGCACAGCTGGCGGCGCGGCTCAGCTTGTCGCCGCCGCATGCGGATGGAGGGGTGGTCGCggtggcgccgccgccaccgctccgGTGCTGGTTGCTCTTGCGCGCGATGTCGCGCATAGAGCTGGCGAGGGACAGCTTGGGGTTGAGCCGCACGGTGGAGTTGAACCGCTCGCACAGCGCCGCGTGCGCCTCCACGGCGCCGGCCACGGTGAGCGCCGGCTCCCGTGCCTGCCGCTCCTTGACGGCCTCGGCGCACAGCCCGCACACCCACTTCCCCTGGAACCGCTCCCGCACGCGGCCGATGTACGTGGGCGTGCAATCCTCCGCCATCCCGCAGCACTCGCATCGCACGCTCAGCGCCTCCACGTCCAGCGGGTCCCCGCCCTCCGAGCCCGAGCGCTGCAGAGCACCAGGCGCAAACAGTACAAGGTTAGTTTCGACGTTCACGTCCGCCACCCGCAGGTTGCCCATGTCGTGTTCATGCTGCCTCCATGCAAGCATGCGCGCGTGTAGTCCATCGCGCATGCGTCGCACGACATTAAGAGAGGCATGCAGAACCATGGATGGAGAAGGAAGTGATCTGCAGGTGAATAACAATCATTACCGTGGGTTCCGCCTGTTTAGCTAGACTCCAGGGCATTATGGCCAAATTAAAGACTATCTCGTACCTTCCTTAAGCTACTTTCTAATCAAGTAGTTAGCCTGGTCAATAGATCACTCGTGCACACGGGCTGGCTAGCGAGGCCTCCCTCCAGGGCCTATTTATCGGCCACAGTGTAGATCTTTTCGTGCTGCCAAATGGGAGCTGGGATTGAAGCTGCACACACTTGCATGGAACCTGCTTTAGTCTCTTTCTCATCGGTTGCCGCTACTGTTTACTGGAGTAAGCCTCAGGTTAAATGCCAATCCATTGTCTGAGGGTCCGTCATTTGCATGCAAGCATGATGGTTAGTTATTACCGGAGTGACTTCTTGATTTGTGAGGTTAAGGTAGTGCTTAATTCTGCCATTTTGCAAGGCATGCGCACGCAGCAGCGAAAGCATGGCGGATCGATGATGTGCGTGGATCGAGCAGCGCCTGTGAGCGGCTCACGGGACGCCAATCGGCTGGGGGATTTTGCCATGACCACATGACACACCTCCATCGTGAGcacttttttgttttatttcatttcttttcctCTTTGAGGTCACTTGGCCGTCCTCGTTCATACGTGGCTCTGTAGC
This genomic interval carries:
- the LOC133885203 gene encoding profilin-like, whose product is MYYLICDIEGHHLTSAVIIGHDGTIWAQSSAFPAFKPEEMAKIMKDFDQPGTSRPACFLDRRNNMIIQAVIRGKKGSGGLTVKKTGQALVIGIYDEPTTPGQCNMVVERLGNYLIKQGM
- the LOC133885202 gene encoding uncharacterized protein LOC133885202; translated protein: MPWSLAKQAEPTRSGSEGGDPLDVEALSVRCECCGMAEDCTPTYIGRVRERFQGKWVCGLCAEAVKERQAREPALTVAGAVEAHAALCERFNSTVRLNPKLSLASSMRDIARKSNQHRSGGGGATATTPPSACGGDKLSRAASCALLYA